The following are from one region of the Jeongeupia sp. USM3 genome:
- a CDS encoding PAS domain-containing protein, giving the protein MVKPPGDRYTRIVFDPHGQAPDPACAPCPPRFIAAAAGIAILLALSHVLAVSSITLLLLQLGIVTCALVLLAGTRRKTGAVPAPDFADLPACLPDLVWQVDYATRVALSLNTNQCAQHPLPGNGNNRISSLFPARIARQYLEALIAVQSSNKPQQFEYRIGNEERNARSFEVRLMPRSARECIALIRDVTAVRDTEEALFQQQLFVNQIIDVSPNLIFVRDRHGRFLLVNRATQTTLGHDLLVQSHMGLEDDALPFATGDAEVLEHGQTIRLVDHWTPPSGRTHWFDITKQPLVRDGEVYVLSIAIDISHVKAAEAALALTDPLGGDIADALPCAFLLVREGQIEFANLRACELLNTPPVGLLGRPLAAVAGADLLPPDGQAQCSTRFTVGEQTLLGEARAITCVEQRTTLVVLHTAGAAGTAGTA; this is encoded by the coding sequence ATGGTCAAGCCGCCGGGCGACCGATACACTCGGATCGTCTTCGACCCTCACGGACAGGCGCCCGACCCGGCATGCGCTCCCTGCCCTCCCCGTTTCATCGCGGCCGCGGCCGGCATTGCCATCCTGCTGGCGCTGAGCCACGTGCTGGCCGTCTCGTCGATCACGCTGCTGCTGTTGCAGCTCGGCATCGTTACGTGTGCGCTGGTACTGCTTGCCGGCACACGGCGCAAAACCGGCGCCGTGCCGGCACCGGATTTCGCCGACCTGCCGGCCTGCCTGCCCGACCTCGTCTGGCAGGTCGACTACGCGACCCGCGTGGCGCTCTCGCTCAATACCAACCAGTGCGCGCAGCACCCGCTGCCCGGCAACGGCAACAACCGCATCTCCTCGCTGTTTCCGGCCCGGATCGCCCGGCAGTACCTCGAGGCGCTGATCGCCGTCCAGAGCAGCAACAAGCCGCAGCAGTTCGAATACCGGATCGGCAACGAGGAGCGCAATGCGCGCAGCTTCGAAGTGCGGCTGATGCCGCGCAGCGCGCGCGAATGCATCGCGCTGATCCGCGACGTCACGGCGGTCCGCGACACCGAGGAAGCGCTGTTCCAGCAACAGCTGTTCGTCAACCAGATCATCGACGTCAGCCCCAACCTGATCTTCGTGCGCGACCGGCACGGGCGCTTCCTGCTCGTCAACCGCGCAACGCAGACGACCCTTGGCCACGACCTGCTCGTCCAGTCGCACATGGGGCTCGAGGACGATGCACTGCCGTTTGCGACCGGCGACGCCGAAGTACTCGAACACGGCCAGACGATCCGTCTCGTCGATCACTGGACGCCGCCGAGCGGCCGCACCCACTGGTTCGACATCACCAAGCAGCCGCTGGTGCGCGACGGCGAGGTCTACGTCCTGTCGATCGCCATCGACATCAGCCACGTCAAGGCCGCCGAGGCCGCGCTGGCGCTGACCGACCCGCTCGGCGGCGACATTGCCGATGCGCTGCCTTGCGCCTTCCTGCTGGTCCGCGAGGGCCAGATCGAATTTGCCAACCTGCGCGCCTGCGAGCTGCTGAACACGCCGCCGGTCGGCCTGCTCGGCCGCCCCCTGGCCGCAGTCGCGGGCGCCGACCTGCTGCCGCCGGACGGGCAGGCTCAGTGCAGCACCCGCTTCACCGTCGGCGAACAGACGCTGCTGGGCGAAGCCCGTGCGATCACCTGCGTCGAGCAGCGCACAACACTGGTCGTTCTGCACACGGCCGGCGCCGCCGGGACGGCCGGCACGGCGTGA
- a CDS encoding secretin N-terminal domain-containing protein, with amino-acid sequence MSANNAISVYAPTNTLVITDYADNIRRLNRIIQSIDQPTQSDIYPIQLKYASPSTFRRRFPD; translated from the coding sequence GTGTCGGCCAACAACGCGATCTCGGTCTACGCGCCGACCAACACGCTGGTGATCACCGATTACGCCGACAACATCCGCCGGCTCAACCGGATCATCCAGAGCATCGACCAGCCGACGCAGTCGGACATCTACCCGATCCAGCTCAAGTACGCGTCGCCGTCGACGTTTCGCAGACGCTTTCCAGACTGA